From Corvus hawaiiensis isolate bCorHaw1 chromosome 13, bCorHaw1.pri.cur, whole genome shotgun sequence, one genomic window encodes:
- the CTXND1 gene encoding cortexin domain-containing 1: protein MEGPTPEPVYVDVDKGLTLACFVFLCLFLIVMIIRCAKVIMDPYSAIPTSTWEEQHLDD from the coding sequence ATGGAGGGACCAACCCCAGAGCCCGTGTACGTTGACGTGGACAAGGGACTGACATTAGCATGTTTTGtcttcctctgcctcttcctgATTGTGATGATCATTCGCTGTGCAAAAGTCATCATGGACCCTTACAGCGCCATCCCGACGTCCACGTGGGAGGAGCAGCATCTCGACGACTGA
- the FAH gene encoding fumarylacetoacetase produces MPPGEDLLPQRHLAPGRRELCVSTDCLGFSMSFIQVDKDSDFPLQNLPYGVFSTKEEPRHRLGVAIGDQILDLSVIKHLFNGPALAKHQHVFDQPTLNAFMGLGRPAWSEARAFLQRLLSAGEPTLRDNVELRRRAFVPQASATMHLPAHIGDYTDFYSSRQHATNVGIMFRGKENALMPNWLHLPVGYHGRASSVVVSGTPIRRPVGQTKPDNDKPPVFGACKRLDIELEMAFFVGPGNKYGEPIPISRAQEHIFGMVLMNDWSGRDIQKWEYVPLGPFLSKSLGTTISPWVVTMEALMPFVLPNPVQDPKPLPYLQDKEPYTFDIKLFVAIKGEGMSTPTTVCRSNFKHMYWTMKQQLAHHSINGCNLRPGDLLASGTISGPEPESFGSMLELSWNGTKEIPLGSGQSRKFLQDGDEVILTGYCQGNGFRVGFGQCSGKILPALSNP; encoded by the exons ATGCCACCTGGAGAGGATCTTCTTCCTCAGAGGCACTTAGCAcctgggaggagggagctgtgTGTAAGCACGGACTGCTTGGGGTTCAGCATGTCTTTCATCCAGGTAGACAAGGACTCAGATTTTCCTCTCCAAAATCTCCCCTATGGGGTTTTCTCCACGAAGGAGGAG CCTCGGCACAGGCTTGGGGTAGCAATTGGAGACCAGATTTTGGATCTCAGCGTCATTAAACATCTTTTCAATGGACCAGCTCTTGCCAAACACCAGCACGTCTTTGACCAG CCCACCCTGAACGCCTTCATGGGGCTGGGCCGGCCGGCGTGGAGTGAAGCCAGGGCTTTCCTGCAGAGGCTGCTGTCAGCTGGAGAGCCCACCCTGAGGGACAACGTGGAGCTGAGGAGAAG AGCATTTGTACCTCAAGCTTCTGCGACGATGCACCTGCCCGCCCACATCG gaGATTACACTGACTTCTATTCTTCACGCCAGCATGCCACAAACGTTGGGATCATGTTCAGGGGGAAGGAGAACGCTCTGATGCCAAACTG GCTGCACCTACCTGTGGGTTATCACGGCCGGGCATCGTCTGTTGTGGTGTCTGGGACGCCCATCCGGAGACCTGTGGGGCAAACGAAACCTGACAATG ATAAACCTCCAGTGTTTGGTGCTTGTAAACGTCTGGATATCGAGTTAGAAATG GCATTCTTTGTAGGCCCTGGAAACAAGTATGGGGAGCCCATTCCCAtcagcagagcccaggagcACATCTTTGGGATGGTCCTGATGAACGACTGGAGCG GCCGTGACATCCAGAAGTGGGAATATGTTCCTCTGGGTCCTTTCCTGAGCAAGAGCCTTGGCACAACCATCTCTCCGTGGGTTGTCACCATGGAAGCTCTCATGCCATTTGTGTTGCCAAACCCTGTCCAG GATCCTAAGCCTCTGCCCTACCTTCAGGATAAAGAGCCCTACACTTTCGACATCAAGCTCTTTGTTGCTATTAAAG gagaaggaatGAGCACACCAACTACTGTATGCAGATCCAATTTCAAG caCATGTACTGGACCATGAAACAGCAGCTGGCTCATCATTCCATCAATGGCTGCAACCTCAGACCTGGAGACCTCCTGGCCTCTGGCACCATCAGTGGACCT GAGCCAGAGAGCTTTGGCTCCATGCTGGAGCTGTCCTGGAATGGAACAAAAGAAATCCCCCTTGGCAGTGGACAGTCTCGTAAATTCCTGCAGGATGGAGACGAAGTAATTCTGACAG GTTACTGCCAGGGCAACGGCTTCCGCGTGGGATTTGGCCAGTGCTCGGGAAAAATCCTTCCAGCCCTGTCGAATCCATGA